The following are encoded in a window of Arvicanthis niloticus isolate mArvNil1 chromosome 1, mArvNil1.pat.X, whole genome shotgun sequence genomic DNA:
- the Aip gene encoding AH receptor-interacting protein isoform X1, with translation MADLIARLREDGIQKRVIQEGRGELPDFQDGTKATFHFRTLHSDNESSIIDDSRTRGKPMELIIGKKFKLPVWEIIVCTMREGEIAQFLCDVKHVVLYPLVAKSLRNIAEGKDPLEGQRHCCGIAQMHEHSSLGHADLDALQQNPQPLIFHIEMLKVESPGTYQQDPWAMTDEEKAKAVPLIHQEGNRLYREGQVKEAAAKYYDAIACLKNLQMKEQPGSPDWIQLDLQITPLLLNYCQCKLVAQEYYEVLDHCSSILNKYDDNVKAYFKRGKAHAAVWNAQEAQADFAKVLELDPALAPVVSRELRALETRIRQKDEEDKARFRGIFSH, from the exons ATGGCGGATCTCATCGCAAGACTTCGAGAGGACGGAATCCAAAAGCGTGTAATACAGGAGGGCCGAGGAGAGTTGCCGGACTTTCAGGATGGCACTAAG GCCACGTTCCACTTTCGGACGCTGCACAGTGACAATGAAAGCTCCATTATAGATGACAGCCGAACACGAGGCAAGCCCATGGAGCTCATCATTGGCAAGAAGTTCAAGTTGCCTGTGTGGGAGATCATTGTGTGCACCATGCGTGAGGGGGAGATTGCCCAGTTCCTCTGTGATGTCAAG CACGTAGTCCTGTATCCTCTGGTGGCCAAGAGCCTCCGCAACATCGCTGAGGGCAAGGACCCTCTGGAGGGTCAGCGGCACTGCTGTGGGATTGCTCAGATGCATGAGCACAGCTCCCTGGGTCATGCAGATCTGGACGCCCTGCAGCAGAACCCTCAGCCTCTCATCTTCCACATCGAGATGCTGAAG GTGGAGAGCCCTGGCACCTATCAGCAGGACCCATGGGCAATGACAGATGAGGAGAAAGCAAAGGCAGTACCACTCATCCACCAAGAGGGCAACCGGTTATACCGCGAGGGGCAGGTGAAAGAGGCCGCTGCCAAGTACTACGATGCCATTGCCTGCCTCAAGAACCTGCAGATGAAG GAGCAGCCTGGATCACCTGACTGGATCCAGCTGGACTTGCAGATCACACCGCTGCTGCTCAACTACTGCCAGTGCAAGCTGGTGGCTCAGGAGTACTATGAAGTGCTGGATCACTGCTCTTCCATCCTCAACAAGTATGATG ACAATGTCAAGGCTTACTTCAAGCGGGGCAAGGCCCATGCTGCTGTGTGGAATGCCCAGgaggcccaggctgactttgCCAAGGTATTGGAGCTCGACCCTGCCCTGGCGCCTGTGGTAAGCCGAGAGCTGCGGGCCCTGGAGACACGAATCCggcagaaggatgaggaggacaAAGCCCGCTTCCGgggcatcttttcccactga
- the Tmem134 gene encoding transmembrane protein 134 isoform X2 → MSSARPQFSIDDAFELTLEDAGPGPESSGVARFGPLHFERRARFEVADEDKQSRLRYQNLENDEDGAQASPEPDGGVSTRDSGHMSIRSSQWSFSTISSTTQRSYNACCSWTEHPLIQKNRRVVLASFLLLLLGLGISSAIFFVPGILLLVPGVYHVIFIYCAVKGRRGFQFFYLPYFEK, encoded by the exons ATGAGCTCCGCCCGGCCCCAGTTTAGCATCGATGACGCCTTCGAGCTGACCCTGGAAGACGCGGGGCCTGGGCCCGAGTCCAGCGGGGTCGCCCGCTTCGGGCCGCTGCACTTCGAACGCCGGGCCCGGTTCGAGGTGGCTGATGAAGACAAGCAGTCCCGGCTACGCTACCAG AACCTGGAAAATGATGAGGATGGAGCCCAGGCCTCTCCAGAGCCTGATGGGGGAGTCAGCACCAG GGATTCCGGGCACATGTCTATCCGTAGCTCCCAGTGGTCTTTCAGCACCATCAGCAGCACCACCCAGCGCTCCTACAATGCCTGCTGCAG CTGGACCGAACATCCTCTGATCCAGAAAAACCGCCGGGTGGTGCTGgcctccttcctgcttctgctgttgGGACTAG GTATCTCCAGCGCCATCTTCTTCGTGCCAGGCATCCTGCTCCTAGTCCCAGGAG TCTACCATGTGATCTTCATCTACTGTGCTGTCAAGGGCCGCCGGGGCTTCCAGTTCTTCTACCTGCCCTACTTTGAGAAGTGA
- the Aip gene encoding AH receptor-interacting protein isoform X2 has product MADLIARLREDGIQKRVIQEGRGELPDFQDGTKATFHFRTLHSDNESSIIDDSRTRGKPMELIIGKKFKLPVWEIIVCTMREGEIAQFLCDVKHVVLYPLVAKSLRNIAEGKDPLEGQRHCCGIAQMHEHSSLGHADLDALQQNPQPLIFHIEMLKVESPGTYQQDPWAMTDEEKAKAVPLIHQEGNRLYREGQVKEAAAKYYDAIACLKNLQMKEQPGSPDWIQLDLQITPLLLNYCQCKLVAQEYYEVLDHCSSILNKYDELPTRA; this is encoded by the exons ATGGCGGATCTCATCGCAAGACTTCGAGAGGACGGAATCCAAAAGCGTGTAATACAGGAGGGCCGAGGAGAGTTGCCGGACTTTCAGGATGGCACTAAG GCCACGTTCCACTTTCGGACGCTGCACAGTGACAATGAAAGCTCCATTATAGATGACAGCCGAACACGAGGCAAGCCCATGGAGCTCATCATTGGCAAGAAGTTCAAGTTGCCTGTGTGGGAGATCATTGTGTGCACCATGCGTGAGGGGGAGATTGCCCAGTTCCTCTGTGATGTCAAG CACGTAGTCCTGTATCCTCTGGTGGCCAAGAGCCTCCGCAACATCGCTGAGGGCAAGGACCCTCTGGAGGGTCAGCGGCACTGCTGTGGGATTGCTCAGATGCATGAGCACAGCTCCCTGGGTCATGCAGATCTGGACGCCCTGCAGCAGAACCCTCAGCCTCTCATCTTCCACATCGAGATGCTGAAG GTGGAGAGCCCTGGCACCTATCAGCAGGACCCATGGGCAATGACAGATGAGGAGAAAGCAAAGGCAGTACCACTCATCCACCAAGAGGGCAACCGGTTATACCGCGAGGGGCAGGTGAAAGAGGCCGCTGCCAAGTACTACGATGCCATTGCCTGCCTCAAGAACCTGCAGATGAAG GAGCAGCCTGGATCACCTGACTGGATCCAGCTGGACTTGCAGATCACACCGCTGCTGCTCAACTACTGCCAGTGCAAGCTGGTGGCTCAGGAGTACTATGAAGTGCTGGATCACTGCTCTTCCATCCTCAACAAGTATGATG AGCTCCCCACAAGAGCCTGA
- the Tmem134 gene encoding transmembrane protein 134 isoform X1, which produces MSSARPQFSIDDAFELTLEDAGPGPESSGVARFGPLHFERRARFEVADEDKQSRLRYQNLENDEDGAQASPEPDGGVSTRDSGHMSIRSSQWSFSTISSTTQRSYNACCSWTEHPLIQKNRRVVLASFLLLLLGLVLILVGVGLEVAPSPGISSAIFFVPGILLLVPGVYHVIFIYCAVKGRRGFQFFYLPYFEK; this is translated from the exons ATGAGCTCCGCCCGGCCCCAGTTTAGCATCGATGACGCCTTCGAGCTGACCCTGGAAGACGCGGGGCCTGGGCCCGAGTCCAGCGGGGTCGCCCGCTTCGGGCCGCTGCACTTCGAACGCCGGGCCCGGTTCGAGGTGGCTGATGAAGACAAGCAGTCCCGGCTACGCTACCAG AACCTGGAAAATGATGAGGATGGAGCCCAGGCCTCTCCAGAGCCTGATGGGGGAGTCAGCACCAG GGATTCCGGGCACATGTCTATCCGTAGCTCCCAGTGGTCTTTCAGCACCATCAGCAGCACCACCCAGCGCTCCTACAATGCCTGCTGCAG CTGGACCGAACATCCTCTGATCCAGAAAAACCGCCGGGTGGTGCTGgcctccttcctgcttctgctgttgGGACTAG tgcttaTCCTGGTCGGCGTGGGACTGGAGGTCGCCCCCTCTCCAG GTATCTCCAGCGCCATCTTCTTCGTGCCAGGCATCCTGCTCCTAGTCCCAGGAG TCTACCATGTGATCTTCATCTACTGTGCTGTCAAGGGCCGCCGGGGCTTCCAGTTCTTCTACCTGCCCTACTTTGAGAAGTGA
- the Aip gene encoding AH receptor-interacting protein isoform X3, whose amino-acid sequence MADLIARLREDGIQKRVIQEGRGELPDFQDGTKATFHFRTLHSDNESSIIDDSRTRGKPMELIIGKKFKLPVWEIIVCTMREGEIAQFLCDVKHVVLYPLVAKSLRNIAEGKDPLEGQRHCCGIAQMHEHSSLGHADLDALQQNPQPLIFHIEMLKVESPGTYQQDPWAMTDEEKAKAVPLIHQEGNRLYREGQVKEAAAKYYDAIACLKNLQMKEQPGSPDWIQLDLQITPLLLNYCQCKLVAQEYYEVLDHCSSILNKQCQGLLQAGQGPCCCVECPGGPG is encoded by the exons ATGGCGGATCTCATCGCAAGACTTCGAGAGGACGGAATCCAAAAGCGTGTAATACAGGAGGGCCGAGGAGAGTTGCCGGACTTTCAGGATGGCACTAAG GCCACGTTCCACTTTCGGACGCTGCACAGTGACAATGAAAGCTCCATTATAGATGACAGCCGAACACGAGGCAAGCCCATGGAGCTCATCATTGGCAAGAAGTTCAAGTTGCCTGTGTGGGAGATCATTGTGTGCACCATGCGTGAGGGGGAGATTGCCCAGTTCCTCTGTGATGTCAAG CACGTAGTCCTGTATCCTCTGGTGGCCAAGAGCCTCCGCAACATCGCTGAGGGCAAGGACCCTCTGGAGGGTCAGCGGCACTGCTGTGGGATTGCTCAGATGCATGAGCACAGCTCCCTGGGTCATGCAGATCTGGACGCCCTGCAGCAGAACCCTCAGCCTCTCATCTTCCACATCGAGATGCTGAAG GTGGAGAGCCCTGGCACCTATCAGCAGGACCCATGGGCAATGACAGATGAGGAGAAAGCAAAGGCAGTACCACTCATCCACCAAGAGGGCAACCGGTTATACCGCGAGGGGCAGGTGAAAGAGGCCGCTGCCAAGTACTACGATGCCATTGCCTGCCTCAAGAACCTGCAGATGAAG GAGCAGCCTGGATCACCTGACTGGATCCAGCTGGACTTGCAGATCACACCGCTGCTGCTCAACTACTGCCAGTGCAAGCTGGTGGCTCAGGAGTACTATGAAGTGCTGGATCACTGCTCTTCCATCCTCAACAA ACAATGTCAAGGCTTACTTCAAGCGGGGCAAGGCCCATGCTGCTGTGTGGAATGCCCAGgaggcccaggctga